A DNA window from Enterobacter asburiae contains the following coding sequences:
- a CDS encoding YfiR family protein, whose translation MRNLFLISFFRLTLVIMLFLMVGPAAAGTLTETDKSVRSIVSGIVSYTRWPSLSGQPKLCVYATSHYTHALSGDEGHSELPYTPVIVRNDQEALAATCDAIYFGSESPAKQLELISQYQGRALLLISEQNPECVIGSAFCLIIDRGQVRFAVNLDALTRSGVRVNPDVLMLARNKQHG comes from the coding sequence GTGAGAAATTTATTCTTGATCTCTTTTTTCCGACTCACTCTGGTGATAATGCTGTTCCTTATGGTGGGCCCTGCGGCGGCAGGCACGCTTACGGAAACGGATAAATCGGTACGCTCGATTGTCTCAGGCATCGTGAGCTATACGCGATGGCCGTCACTTTCCGGTCAGCCTAAACTCTGCGTCTACGCCACTTCGCACTATACGCACGCCCTCAGCGGCGATGAGGGGCATAGCGAGTTACCTTATACTCCCGTTATTGTACGTAACGATCAGGAAGCCCTGGCCGCGACGTGCGATGCGATCTATTTCGGGTCTGAATCACCGGCAAAACAACTTGAATTAATAAGTCAATATCAGGGCAGAGCGTTGCTATTAATCTCAGAGCAAAATCCGGAATGTGTAATTGGCAGTGCCTTTTGCCTGATAATCGATCGCGGCCAGGTACGGTTCGCCGTCAATCTGGATGCATTGACGCGCAGTGGCGTAAGAGTCAATCCGGATGTATTAATGCTTGCACGGAATAAGCAGCATGGATAA